A single Aspergillus puulaauensis MK2 DNA, chromosome 7, nearly complete sequence DNA region contains:
- the MTR10 gene encoding nuclear import receptor MTR10 (BUSCO:EOG09260Z5E;~COG:U;~EggNog:ENOG410PFXQ;~InterPro:IPR016024,IPR011989,IPR001494,IPR013598;~PFAM:PF03810,PF08389;~go_function: GO:0008536 - Ran GTPase binding [Evidence IEA];~go_process: GO:0006886 - intracellular protein transport [Evidence IEA]) — protein sequence MASKGDAAGQAFGPVLAAVATMQGNVPRTEKAHAHEFLEKFQKSVEAWTITHEMLQSTDVPVEAKLFAATTLKGKIIFDLDQLPAESVVGLRDSVLNLLVAFGSGPRPIQTQLCVCLASLAIQMIEWKDVLVTVGTSLGSNAGDCVLEFLRILPEEVTEGRKINLSEDELSSRTKELLEDNAEQVMHLLVQYSQSSPAASTNPRLLDCITSWMREIPASKIVDSPLMDVIVKALDDDASFDAAVDSMCTLYRDTREVDDSLAIIQALYPRVMSLRPKIAETAEAEDTEAFRGITRLFAEAGEAWVVLMARQPAQFRELVEAVLECCARDWERDVISITFIFWYELKQYVTLERYAESRAVYGDIFSKLVDIMIKHLEYPRPEEGETDLFGGDREQEEKFRQFRHAMGDVLKDCCVVIGVTECLSKAYQVIQQWISRYASQSTDDHVPNWQELEAPLFSLRAMGRMVDPEENAVLPQVIPLIVQIPNQEKVRFQAIMALARYTEWTAQHPETLEAQLNYVISGFQHSSVEVVQASALAFKFLGTDCQKLLGGHIAQLHSFYESVIDRLKPSSQEEVTEGVAAVVAVQPLEKIYETMKLFCDPLMSRIMNLANNAKDEQGQRAVADHLQLITIFILVVNPFVSQGLENPAVKYCGEILPITTTLVMNFTTSTPILERVCRCWRNMIISYRTAMSPLLPTLAQSLASGFEVSKEGCFLWATDAVVREFSEGAEYVDPATSRAVFQFYEQQATAFLRILNDLPPESLPDVIEDFFRLSSDAVRFYPKECLASTLSVPIFSAALSSLTLQQIDPLMATLHYYHDLFSFAFDKPAVSSFTAPDGKAYTNPPEIQEAVKRLIASQGQVLVQRILTGMMFTFPGECFPDASSLLMSMFELMPPDTGGWVQSTLQMLPTGTMKPGEAERLLNGISEKVQSGETRKIRVLLQDFTNSYRRRNVAPREGLGRLEATRFRFSG from the exons atggccagcaaaGGAGACGCCGCAGGACAGGCCTTTGGGCCAGTCCTAGCAGCGGTCGCTACTATGCAAGGAAATGTTCCGCGCACCGAAAAGGCTCATGCTCATGAGTTTCTTGAGAAATTTCAGAAATCC GTCGAGGCGTGGACTATTACCCATGAAATGTTACAGTCGACCGACGTTCCCGTGGAGGCGAAATTGttcgcagcaacaacattaAAGGGAAAG ATCATATTTGACCTAGACCAATTGCCCGCAGAGTCCGTGGTTGGATTGAGAGATTCGGTTCTTAATCTCCTGGTGGCTTTCGGTTCAGGGCCGCGACCTATCCAAACCCAGCTTTGCGTGTGTCTAGCCAGTCTTGCTATCCAGATGATCGAGTGGAAGGACGTTTTGGTTACTGTCGGCACTTCGCTAGGAAGCAACGCCGGTGACTGCGTGCTGGAGTTTCTCAGAATCCTTCCGGAGGAAGTGACAGAAGGTCGCAAAATCAATTTATCT GAAGATGAACTCTCGTCGAGGACAAAAGAACTGCTGGAAGACAATGCAGAGCAAGTCATGCATCTCTTGGTTCAATACTCTCAATCATCCC CTGCGGCATCTACGAACCCCCGCCTTCTCGATTGTATAACGTCCTGGATGCGCGAGATCCCGGCATCGAAGATTGTCGACTCACCTCTGATGGACGTCATTGTGAAGGCCCTGGATGACGATGCATCATTCGACGCTGCTGTTGACAGCATGTGTACTCTATACCGAGACACACGTGAAGTCGATGACTCACTAGCCATCATCCAGGCCTTGTACCCACGCGTCATGTCTCTCCGTCCCAAGATCGCCGAAACCGCCGAAGCAGAGGATACAGAAGCGTTCAGAGGTATCACAAGGTTATTTGCTGAGGCCGGTGAAGCATGGGTGGTCCTGATGGCGCGTCAGCCTGCACAGTTCCGCGAGCTAGTGGAAGCAGTGCTGGAATGCTGTGCACGGGATTGGGAGCGTGATGTGATTTCtatcaccttcatcttctggtaCGAATTGAAACAATACGTCACACTGGAACGATATGCCGAGTCGCGTGCGGTCTATGGCGATATTTTCTCAAAATTGGTGGATATCATGATCAAGCATCTTGAGTACCCGCGTCCCGAGGAAGGCGAAACCGATCTTTTCGGGGGTGATCgggagcaggaagagaagtTCCGACAGTTCCGACACGCGATGGGAGACGTTCTCAAGGATTGTTGTGTTGTCATCGGAGTTACTGAATGCTTGTCGAAGGCCTACCAGGTTATCCAGCAATGGATCTCTCGGTACGCTTCGCAATCAACGGATGACCACGTTCCGAACTGGCAAGAGCTTGAAGCACCACTTTTCAGTCTGAGGGCCATGGGCCGCATGGTTGACCCGGAAGAAAATGCAGTCTTACCGCAGGTCATTCCCCTAATCGTTCAAATTCCAAACCAAGAGAAGGTCCGGTTCCAGGCTATTATGGCACTCGCACGCTACACAGAATGGACAGCGCAGCATCCCGAGACCCTTGAAGCACAGCTGAATTATGTCATCTCGGGCTTCCAGCACAGCTCTGTGGAAGTCGTCCAGGCTTCTGCCCTGGCATTCAAGTTCCTGGGAACAGATTGTCAGAAACTCCTTGGAGGACATATTGCGCAGCTTCATTCATTCTACGAGTCTGTCATTGACAGACTGAAGCCAAGCAGCCAAGAGGAGGTGACAGAAGGTGTTgcagctgttgttgctgtgcaGCCATTGGAGAAGATATATGAGACTATGAAGCTGTTCTGTGATCCCCTCATGTCTCGCATTATGAACCTGGCCAATAACGCCAAAGACGAACAGGGCCAGCGAGCTGTTGCCG ATCACCTCCAGTTGATCACGATATTTATTCTGGTCGTGAATCCTTTTGTTTCTCAAGGCCTGGAGAACCCAGCAGTGAAGTATTGTGGTGAGATCTTGCCTATCACGACAACACTCGTCATGAACTTCACGACATCCACCCCAATTCTGGAGCGCGTATGTCGCTGCTGGAGAAATATGATCATCAGCTACAGAACCGCCATGAGCCCTCTGCTCCCAACGCTTGCCCAGAGCCTTGCGAGCGGTTTCGAAGTATCAAAGGAAGGGTGCTTCCTGTGGGCCACTGATGCCGTCGTACGAGAATTCTCTGAGGGCGCCGAATATGTTGACCCCGCAACAAGTCGAGCAGTGTTCCAATTCTACGAGCAGCAAGCCACAGCTTTCCTCCGTATTCTGAATGACTTGCCACCAGAAAGCCTACCTGATG TGATTGAGGACTTCTTCCGTCTCTCCTCCGATGCCGTCCGATTCTATCCCAAAGAATGCCTCGCTTCCACTCTCTCAGTGCCGATCTTCTCGGCTGCACTGAGCTCCCTTACCCTACAGCAAATTGACCCTCTTATGGCCACGCTGCACTACTACCACGATCTCTTCAGTTTTGCTTTTGACAAGCCTGCCGTGTCGAGCTTCACCGCTCCGGATGGAAAGGCTTACACCAACCCTCCGGAAATACAGGAGGCCGTGAAGCGGCTGATCGCGTCGCAAGGACAAGTCCTCGTACAACGTATTCTCACCGGAATGATGTTTACATTCCCAGGGGAATGCTTCCCAGATGCGTCAAGTCTGCTAATGTCCATGTTCGAATTAATGCCGCCAGATACGGGTGGTTGGGTGCAGTCTACCCTGCAGATGCTCCCCACGGGTACGATGAAGCCGGGCGAAGCGGAACGACTACTAAATGGAATTTCCGAAAAGGTCCAGTCAGGAGAGACACGGAAGATTCGCGTTCTCCTTCAAG ATTTCACCAACTCATACCGCCGTCGGAACGTGGCGCCCAGGGAAGGTTTAGGCAGATTGGAAGCCACGCGGTTCAGGTTTAGCGGGtag
- a CDS encoding putative C2H2 finger domain protein (COG:K;~EggNog:ENOG410PFUT;~InterPro:IPR036236,IPR013087,IPR007219;~PFAM:PF04082;~go_function: GO:0003677 - DNA binding [Evidence IEA];~go_function: GO:0008270 - zinc ion binding [Evidence IEA];~go_process: GO:0006351 - transcription, DNA-templated [Evidence IEA]) has translation MAFTVTAMAPLDQGTRRLHTDLGSESPDTHEDNAPPRKRKRTRKVQLDRKFDCSFEGCGKSYSRAEHLYRHQLNHAPKQIYRCDFPECYRSFVRQDLCVRHRERHTTQGSQLQKRDHFAQSASTTTSGISKSQIVHNAAQIPQSHSPPVLSPPDSKQGSTGPDQHIGTTSVPVSSPPTATGFGRPFNYQSVIQHHSLETADSPFSQQGGLPDMGSPTASMAFNSPPLQRPLHVGVHTRHDVNGSPTNEMRPGPRSVPIDESASISNRPEDLGTNYGVSTDLNGSLMNPSAYSSQTGIHIPVDGYSDISIAPVTSSTSASLDQTNGLGVLDSMAGMMTQSSTVGDMQFDSMSSSAYPVFGGESNRSPFHMGDDFTAWLFNEPAPGSSAANQPATRMVPGYMDAHMQNQFMMSDASYGSLFNSVAPSHPMSVTSILDPGSPRAIMSEEKRQELLDLMSTRFNEAAYSAVAKRKDALMDGDMDDDNHVLSLSKMQTYIGSYWYHFHVQLPILHRPTFVADKAPNLLLLAVMAIGAATLDTIHGQDVTETASELADFIMWHLRWEIFMEGDFRPPAKLWIFQSLLLLEVYEKMYSTRALHERAHIHHDTTLTLMRRGSSLIGRHSFDSPASLRDDRQTRSTSGSAMTPDFAADESWTHWIKTEATRRVAFAAFVLDSTHATMFGHSAKMVAHELRLPLPCDEALWSATSATEVARVQASLQANGLRPVMFLDGLKRTLNGQRVRTNAFGRTILMAGLLSVSWHMNQRDLQVSSLGVAHALGGRDKWRSALLRAFDNWRRDFDEALGQPGMTSFPNVYRARYALDEDNVFESRDVLHGLAHMASHVDVVDCQIFAGARRLMGRSITPRDYNAAREKMVDRWATKASARDATFYALKFLAECLLVNQHGNPDVVQGELYCGREDYLLNRPWVIYVAALVVWCYGYALEGPIPNPPELSTVAEQRQDMQAFLRHVGGCREPSDLESMKGRNRCLGLLMILRDGFSNARWELLAEAANLLSSCIDKSRGISQ, from the exons ATGGCCTTCACTGTCACTGCTATGGCTCCATTGGACCAGGGCACACGCAGACTGCACACGGACCTGGGGTCAGAGAGCCCGGACACTCATGAGGACAATGCTCCTCCGCgaaagaggaaaaggacTCGCAAGGTCCAGCTGGATCGTAAATTCGACTGCTCGTTCGAAGGATGCGGCAAGAGTTATTCACGCGCGGAACATCTATACCGCCATCAACTAAACC ATGCTCCAAAGCAAATATACCGGTGTGATTTCCCTGAATGCTACCGTTCTTTTGTGCGGCAGGACCTCTGCGTACGGCATCGCGAACGGCACACGACTCAGGGCTCGCAATTGCAAAAACGCGATCACTTCGCGCAATCCGCTTCCACAACTACCAGCGGGATCTCGAAATCTCAGATTGTTCATAATGCCGCACAAATACCTCAATCACACTCTCCTCCTGTTCTTTCGCCGCCGGACTCTAAACAGGGCTCTACTGGCCCGGATCAACATATCGGTACGACCAGCGTTCCAGTCTCTTCGCCTCCAACCGCTACCGGCTTCGGACGGCCCTTCAATTACCAATCCGTTATTCAACATCATTCTCTCGAAACAGCGGACTCTCCATTTTCTCAGCAAGGCGGGTTGCCAGACATGGGCTCACCCACCGCCTCTATGGCCTTCAATTCTCCGCCACTGCAGCGTCCATTACATGTCGGTGTCCACACTCGCCATGACGTGAACGGCTCACCTACCAACGAAATGAGGCCAGGCCCGCGTTCAGTGCCGATAGATGAGTCTGCATCTATTTCTAACAGACCAGAGGATCTCGGCACAAACTATGGAGTTTCGACTGATCTCAATGGGTCTTTAATGAACCCTTCTGCCTACAGTTCACAGACGGGAATACACATCCCTGTTGATGGATACTCTGACATCAGTATAGCGCCAGTAACTTCATCGACGTCTGCCTCGCTTGATCAAACAAACGGTCTGGGAGTCCTAGACTCTATGGCGGGGATGATGACCCAAAGCTCAACAGTGGGGGATATGCAATTCGACTCAATGAGTTCTTCTGCATATCCTGTATTTGGTGGTGAAAGCAATCGTTCACCCTTCCACATGGGTGACGATTTCACAGCTTGGCTCTTCAACGAGCCGGCGCCTGGGTCGTCAGCAGCTAATCAACCGGCAACAAGGATGGTGCCCGGCTACATGGATGCTCATATGCAGAACCAGTTTATGATGAGCGATGCATCGTACGGAAGTCTTTTCAACAGTGTTGCCCCCTCCCATCCAATGAGCGTTACCAGTATCCTTGACCCTGGCTCGCCACGGGCGATCATGTCCGAGGAGAAGCGCCAGGAGCTGCTAGACCTCATGTCCACCCGGTTCAACGAGGCCGCATACTCCGCAGTTGCGAAGCGCAAGGATGCTTTAATGGACGGTGACATGGACGACGACAACCACGTTCTTAGCCTGTCCAAAATGCAAACTTACATTGGTTCATACTGGTATCACTTCCATGTGCAGCTGCCAATCCTGCATCGCCCAACCTTTGTAGCTGATAAAGCGCCGAATTTGCTACTGCTGGCCGTAATGGCGATTGGCGCAGCAACTCTGGACACTATACACGGGCAAGATGTCACCGAAACAGCATCAGAGCTAGCAGACTTCATTATGTGGCATCTACGGTGGGAGATCTTTATGGAAGGAGATTTTCGACCTCCCGCCAAACTTTGGATCTTTCAGTCATTGTTGCTCCTGGAAGTTTACGAGAAGATGTACTCTACTCGGGCACTTCACGAGCGGGCGCACATCCACCACGACACAACTCTGACGTTGATGCGTCGCGGTAGTTCCCTGATAGGCCGTCACTCGTTCGACTCCCCCGCGAGTTTGAGAGATGACCGGCAGACGAGGTCGACTTCTGGGTCGGCTATGACACCGGACTTTGCAGCCGACGAGTCTTGGACCCATTGGATCAAGACCGAGGCGACTCGGCGAGTTGCATTTGCAGCGTTTGTTCTGGATTCAACTCATGCCACGATGTTCGGACACTCGGCAAAGATGGTCGCCCATGAACTACGTCTACCGCTTCCTTGTGACGAAGCGCTGTGGTCCGCTACCAGCGCCACAGAGGTTGCTCGGGTGCAGGCGAGTCTTCAGGCCAACGGCCTCAGGCCGGTGATGTTCCTGGACGGGCTTAAAAGGACCCTCAACGGGCAGCGCGTGAGAACAAACGCCTTTGGAAGAACAATTCTTATGGCTGGTCTCCTCAGTGTGAGCTGGCACATGAACCAGCGTGACTTGCAGGTCAGCTCGCTCGGTGTCGCCCATGCCCTGGGAGGCCGCGACAAGTGGAGGTCTGCGTTATTACGTGCCTTTGATAACTGGCGCCGCGATTTTGACGAGGCTCTCGGACAACCAGGCATGACTTCTTTCCCTAATGTATATCGTGCTCGGTACGCGTTAGACGAAGACAATGTCTTTGAATCGCGCGACGTGCTTCACGGTCTGGCTCATATGGCTTCGCATGTTGACGTCGTCGACTGCCAGATCTTTGCCGGCGCCCGGAGACTAATGGGACGGTCCATTACTCCGCGAGACTACAACGCTGCACGAGAAAAGATGGTAGACCGCTGGGCAACCAAGGCGTCTGCCCGCGACGCTACCTTCTACGCTCTGAAATTCCTCGCCGAATGCCTTTTGGTCAACCAGCACGGAAACCCAGATGTTGTTCAAGGAGAACTGTACTGCGGGCGCGAGGATTACCTCCTTAACCGGCCGTGGGTGATTTACGTTGCCGCCCTAGTCGTCTGGTGCTACGGGTACGCCCTTGAAGGCCCGATACCAAACCCACCGGAGCTTTCGACGGTCGCAGAGCAGAGGCAAGATATGCAGGCATTCTTGCGTCACGTAGGCGGCTGTCGCGAGCCGAGCGACCTTGAATCAATGAAAGGACGCAACCGGTGCCTTGGACTGTTGATGATCCTGCGGGATGGGTTTTCTAACGCCCGATGGGAGCTGTTGGCGGAGGCCGCAAACCTGCTGAGCAGTTGCATTGACAAGTCGAGGGGAATTTCGCAGTGA
- the CDC4_2 gene encoding putative cytokinesis EF-hand protein Cdc4 (BUSCO:EOG09265591;~COG:T;~EggNog:ENOG410PMCV;~InterPro:IPR002048,IPR011992;~PFAM:PF13833,PF13499;~go_function: GO:0005509 - calcium ion binding [Evidence IEA]), with translation MSRNNKSSHSPDVHEQASTNYKEAFSLFDKRGSGRVALESLGDLLRACGQNPTLSELADLEKSVGGDFDFESFLKVLNRPGGFREPGDPEEYCRGFQVFDKDMTGVIGVGQLRYILTNLGEKMTDDEVDELLKAVDTSSGEINYTDLVRTILAN, from the exons ATGTCCCGCAACAATAAATCATCTCACTCACCTGATGTTCACGAGCAGGCCTCGACAAACTACAAGGAAGCCTTCTCCCTCTTTGACAAGCGCGGCAGCGGCCGTGTCGCCCTCGAGTCCCTCGGTGACCTTCTCCGTGCCTGCGGGCAGAACCCGACCCTTTCTGAACTTGCCGATCTCGAGAAGAGTGTTGGCGGCGACT TCGATTTCGAGTCGTTCCTGAAGGTCCTTAACCGCCCTGGTGGATTCCGTGAGCCTGGCGATCCCGAGGAGTATTGTCGCGGGTTCCAGGTCTTTGATAAGGATATGACGGGTGTTATTGGTGTTGGGCAGTTGCGCTACA TCCTTACAAACTTGGGCGAGAAAATGACCGATGACGAGGTTGATGAGCTGCTCAAGGCCGTCGATACCAGCAGCGGGGAGATCAACTACACCG ATCTCGTTCGCACCATCCTGGCCAACTAA
- a CDS encoding uncharacterized protein (COG:S;~EggNog:ENOG410PSVD), which yields MTTAKLSTSNSSTSLTHSLTHSLTRLKSIGLYLQFHSNSSLNLKSNLNLSNLQTRNNYTSTKEQAGEQHHHHHLKMSTPTPTPTTPTTTTETTEPKPTAPSPSTLPITTYHCRFCATLLIATTRDLPRLPTRQKNAADSARILPLRNHTFPSSTSTSASISTSTSAQNPEEAQTQAQSQEPNGRQQEHYSILLSTNARDRKPTLIRREDGFEKRFFLRCGRCRVTVGYFLDEVHFPAEGGLKALGSGLNEAGERIREGDEGESGEDRAVYLLPGGLMETAIMSDEEKMRSVDREWADWFK from the coding sequence ATGACAACTGCAAAACTCTCCACCTCCAATTCCTCAACCTCACTCACTCACTCACTTACTCACTCACTCACTCGCCTCAAGTCCATTGGACTGTACTTACAGTTCCATTCTAACTCCAGTCTCAATTTAAAATCAAATCTCAACCTATCCAACCTACAAACCCGAAACAATTATACTTCCACAAAGGAGCAGGCCGGggagcaacaccaccaccaccacctaaAAATGTccaccccaacaccaacaccaacaacaccaacaacaacaacagaaacAACAGAACCCAAACCAACCGcgccctccccatccaccctcccAATAACAACATACCACTGCCGCTTCTGCGCAACCCTGCTAATCGCCACAACACGCGACCTACCACGCCTCCCCACGCGACAAAAAAACGCTGCCGATTCCGCCCGGATCTTACCACTACGCAACCACacattcccctcctccacatccacatccgcATCCATATCCACGTCCACGTCTGCACAGAACCCAGAAGAAGCACAAACCCAGGCCCAGAGCCAGGAACCAAATGGGCGGCAGCAGGAACACTACTCGATTCTCCTCTCTACAAACGCGCGAGACCGAAAGCCGACGCTGATTCGACGGGAGGACGGGTTTGAGAAGAGGTTCTTTCTGCGATGCGGGCGGTGTCGGGTTACGGTGGGGTACTTTTTGGATGAGGTGCATTTTCCGGCGGAGGGGGGATTGAAGGCGCTTGGGAGTGGGTTGAATGAGGCTGGGGAGAGGATTCGGGAGGGCGATGAAGGGGAGAGTGGAGAGGATAGGGCTGTTTATCTGCTTCCGGGAGGGTTGATGGAGACGGCGATTATGAGtgatgaggagaagatgaggagtgTAGATCGGGAGTGGGCGGATTGGTTTAAATGA
- a CDS encoding uncharacterized protein (COG:S;~EggNog:ENOG410PRDR;~TransMembrane:8 (o16-38i59-78o132-153i160-183o203-224i231-252o272-294i315-341o)) → MADSTLENPPVHYRSIFLFLGYLSLIISLAFTCCRTIYARYQARQKNNDWANSQRRTHLFLFLFLAAMSLGTTWYYMISLFIRTYDNWATSPQGLPYATEETPLITRMGLWLYNTYIFQEAWETVSETPARVWWSGQIFGWTIGWSLFLGITGRRYRIPYVWVFMLLAQAVSVAFAANLFFAAITVSARPDEKSVFFSWYPPLLYEVVPVALSLLDTLAVPIYAYQKNFMLILLAPHFLVFVPCLLGPGGSSPKPSEKAEAQRQISTCTQRYVVFMKWVATASILLQVYLTFLASQELGTDLSYGEFVKKLWDTVYVHPACSSVSWDAIMSAMSAFFWAFVHGFDTSKMVGRQ, encoded by the exons ATGGCTGACTCCACGCTCGAGAACCCGCCGGTTCACTATCGGTCCATTTTCCTCTTTCTTGGGTACCTCTCTCTAATAATTTCCCTGGCCTTCACCTGCTGTCGCACAATCTATGCCCGGTACCAGGCACGCCAGAAGAATAATGACTGGGCTAATAGCCAGCGGCGAACGCACCTGTTTCTATTTCTCTTCCTGGCTGCTATGAGCCTTGGAACTACATGGTACTACATGATCTCGCTATTTATCCGCACATACGACAATTGGGCGACTAGCCCGCAGGGATTGCCGTATGCAACCGAAGAGACGCCTCTCATTACCCGCATGGGCCTTTGGTTGTACAATACGTACATCTTCCAAGAGGCTTGGGAAACGGTGTCTGAAACTCCAGCACGAGTCTGGTGGAGTGGTCAGATCTTTGGATGGACGATTGGTTGGAGTCTTTTCCTTGGTATCACAG GTCGGAGATACCGCATACCCTATGTTTGGGTTTTCATGCTTCTGGCTCAGGCTGTCAGTGTCGCCTTTGCTGCAAACCTTTTCTTTGCTGCAATTACTGTATCTGCACGACCTGATGAGAAGagtgttttcttttcatggTACCCGCCGTTACTCTATGAAGTTGTCCCAGTCGCGCTCTCACTTCTCGACACTCTCGCCGTCCCTATCTATGCGTACCAGAAAAATTTCATGTTGATCCTATTGGCACCTCACTTTTTGGTCTTTGTCCCCTGCTTGTTGGGCCCAGGAGGCTCCTCGCCTAAGCCCTCTGAAAAAGCGGAGGCACAGCGACAAATTTCCACCTGCACCCAACGCTATGTTGTCTTTATGAAGTGGGTGGCGACAGCTTCGATTCTCTTGCAGGTCTACTTGACTTTCCTGGCATCGCAAGAACTCGGCACGGACCTGTCTTATGGCGAGTTCGTGAAGAAGTTGTGGGACACTGTGTATGTTCATCCGGCTTGCAGTAGTGTCAGCTGGGATGCAATCATGAGTGCTATGAGTGCGTTTTTCTGGGCATTCGTGCATGGTTTCGACACAAGTAAGATGGTTGGTAGACAGTGA
- a CDS encoding uncharacterized protein (COG:Q;~EggNog:ENOG410PMN0;~InterPro:IPR036291,IPR002347;~PFAM:PF08659,PF00106,PF13561;~TransMembrane:1 (o24-43i);~go_process: GO:0055114 - oxidation-reduction process [Evidence IEA]) gives MGGFWSSPAPPLTEANLQDQTGKVFIVTGATSGYGLLLARILYRRNGKVYLAARDTAKLQQVADDLKHDFPNSAGEVDFFHLDLSDLSTIKISADAFLAKESQLHALWHNAGVMIPPQGSKTKQGYELQLGTNNIGPFLLTKLLVAPRAPTPAIDFTNLDYHNDEWAWVKYGRSKAGNVLQAAALARRAKDDGIASLALDPGVAITGLQRTMSGWLLVIIRLISQRPEIGAYTQLYAGLQPDLDVQQPETWGKPGNLPRIARLLTSAAVVPPGKLVGGRADLFDGEASEKFWQWNEEQIKPYV, from the exons ATGGGTGGATTCTGGTCATCGCCCGCCCCTCCGTTGACGGAGGCCAATCTCCAGGACCAGACTGGTAAG GTATTCATAGTAACCGGTGCGACATCCGGATACGGCCTCCTCCTGGCCAGAATCCTCTACCGACGCAACGGCAAAGTATACCTAGCAGCTCGCGACACAGCAAAGCTACAGCAAGTCGCAGACGATCTCAAGCACGACTTCCCCAATTCGGCCGGTGAAGTAGACTTTTTCCACCTTGATCTTTCCGACCTGTCAACAATCAAGATCTCGGCAGACGCATTTCTGGCGAAGGAAAGTCAACTCCATGCACTATGGCATAATGCCGGAGTCATGATTCCTCCCCAGGGATCCAAGACCAAACAGGGCTATGAGCTTCAACTTGGGACAAATAACATCGGCCCGTTTCTGTTGACCAAGCTCCT CGTTGCCCCGAGAGCTCCCACCCCTGCTATCGATTTCACAAACCTTGATTATCACAATGATGAATGGGCCTGGGTAAAGTACGGAAGAAGCAAGGCAGGAAACGTGCTCCAGGCGGCAGCGCTGGCTCGACGCGCTAAGGATGATGGCATCGCAAGCTTG GCACTTGACCCAGGTGTTGCCATCACCGGCCTGCAGCGTACCATGTCAGGTTGGCTACTAGTTATCATT CGTCTCATATCGCAAAGGCCGGAGATTGGGGCCTATACCCAGCTCTATGCAGGCCTCCAGCCAGACCTTGACGTTCAGCAGCCTGAGACATGGGGTAAGCCAGGAAATCTACCTCGTATTGCCCGTTTACTAACCAGTGCGGCAGTTGTTCCCCCGGGGAAATTGGTAGGTGGCCGAGCGGACCTCTTTGATGGTGAGGCGAGCGAGAAGTTCTGGCAATGGAACGAAGAGCAGATCAAGCCATATGTCTAA